The following coding sequences lie in one Streptosporangiales bacterium genomic window:
- a CDS encoding SDR family oxidoreductase — MSQQPVAVVTGGGRNIGRSIALELARWGADVVVLVRANRAEAESVAAEVRAEGRRAQVAVADVRDRDAVAAAVADACTLGPPTILVNNAAIRVERPFLELTDTDWREVTSVIVDGAFVCAQQVLPHMLDAGHGRIVNIAGVTGQTGAAHRAHVVTAKAGLIGLTKALAAEYAADGVTVNAVSPGMIDTTRLHGTPQHHAGRTPPVGRLGNPQEIAAAVRYLVSPDAGYVTGQTINVNGGVLT; from the coding sequence GTGAGCCAGCAACCGGTAGCCGTCGTCACCGGAGGGGGCCGCAACATCGGCCGTTCGATCGCGCTCGAGCTGGCCCGCTGGGGCGCGGACGTGGTCGTGCTCGTACGGGCCAACCGCGCCGAGGCGGAGAGCGTCGCGGCGGAGGTGCGCGCCGAGGGCCGAAGGGCGCAGGTCGCGGTCGCCGACGTACGGGACCGCGACGCCGTGGCCGCAGCCGTCGCGGACGCGTGCACCCTGGGTCCGCCGACCATCCTCGTGAACAACGCCGCCATCCGGGTCGAGCGACCGTTCCTCGAGCTGACCGACACCGACTGGCGCGAGGTGACGAGCGTCATCGTGGACGGCGCGTTCGTGTGCGCGCAGCAGGTGCTCCCGCACATGCTCGACGCGGGGCACGGCCGGATCGTCAACATCGCAGGCGTCACCGGCCAGACCGGAGCCGCGCACCGCGCCCACGTCGTCACCGCGAAAGCTGGCCTGATCGGCCTCACCAAGGCGCTCGCCGCCGAGTACGCCGCCGACGGCGTCACGGTGAACGCCGTCTCTCCCGGCATGATCGACACCACCAGGCTGCACGGCACCCCGCAGCACCACGCCGGGCGCACGCCGCCGGTGGGCCGGCTCGGCAACCCGCAGGAGATCGCGGCGGCCGTGCGTTACCTGGTCTCCCCCGACGCCGGCTACGTCACCGGACAGACGATCAACGTCAACGGCGGCGTGCTGACCTGA